The nucleotide window GACGTGGAAGGCGAGCACCCAGACCGCAAGGGGATGCAGCACGAGCTTCAGGGTGGTCACCACCATGGCGCCGGGCAGATCGTGGAGCACGCGGTAGCGCACCAGGCCGGCACCGAGGGCGATCAGCGCGCAGGTCGAAGCGGTGCCCGCGAGAGCGTCGACCAGCGACTTCACCATCCCGACAGGCGCCAGGCCGAACCCTTTCAGGCACAGGCCGATCATCAACGACAGGAAGATCGGGTTGCGGAACAGGACGAGGCCGAGCCCCTTCACGCGCTGGAGGATCGATTGCTGCCCATCCGATTCGATGAGGAAGGTGGCGCAGCCCATCATCAGCGGCAGGTGGACCGCGAGCAGCATGAAGAGCGGAAAGGCGCCCGCATCGCCATAGGCCTGGAGGATCATCGGCACGCCGATGAAGATCGTGTTCGACTGGCTCGCGGCGAAGCCGTGCAGGATCGCCCCCGTCCGCCCGACGCCCTCGCGACGCAGGCCGATCAGTGACCCGACGAGCCAGGACAGGCCGGCCCCACCGAAATAGCTGAACCAGTACGACCAGGTGATCTCGCCGGAGAGGCCCGGCCGGGTCAGCGTCGCGATGATCAGCGCGGGAACGGCGATGGAGAAGACGTATTCGGACAGGCCGTCGCTGACCTTGTCCGACAGGAACCCGGCCAGCGCCGCGATCCAGCCGATCAGGATGAGCCCGAAGATCGGGGCGATGAGCGACAGCACGGTCATCGAGGGGAGCCGGAGACCCTGAGGCGTCAGCCCGAAAAGTGGATTCCACCCTCCAGGCCAGACCGATGTGAGACGAGGAGCCGGACGCAAAACGAATGGCCGCCGCACGCAAGATGCATGCAGCGGCCATTCGCTAGGAATCGGATATCAGCGTGATCGAAGCGGGTTTGTCGCCCGGATGCTCCGATCGGCGCGACCCTCAGGCCGCGGCGGCCGGGGTCTCGACTTCGGCAAGCTTCTTGTGAAGCTCACGCTTGATCAGGCGCGCCGTCTGCGACAGCTCGATCTCGCGGGCCTTGATGAGGAAGGCATCGAGGCCACCGCGGTGCTCGACCGAGCGCAGGGCGTGAGCCGTGACGCGCAGGCGGACCCGACGCTTCAGGGCGTCCGACTGCAGCGTGACCTGGCACAGGTTCGGCAGGAACCGGCACTTGGTCTTACGGTTCGAGTGGCTCACGAGGTGGCCGGTCTGCACGGCTTTGCCCGTGAGTTCGCAACGGCGCGACATTGTTCTAAATCCCGTCTCGTTCCGCGTCTGACCGGGCGATGGCGGAAGACCGGTCGCAACGCGCCACGGGCCTCACGCACGCCAAACTCCGGTCGAGCGGCGTCTCATTGAAGGCGCGAGCCTATAGGTGACGGCCGGGGTATCCGTCAAGGGCGGGGCGGAGTTTTGCGCATCGCGACTGCCCCGATCCGCCCCGGCGGCGGTGCGGCCAAACGATGTGTTAACCACGAGCGGGGACGATGGCGAGACAATGCCGTCCGGTGTCTCGCGCCGGGCAGCCTCAAGCCTTGGAACCCCAGAGCCTCACGCCATGTGCGCCATGCGCCACTTCCGAGCCAGCCTCCTCCGCGCCAGTCTTCTCGCCAGCTTGAGCGTGATTCCCGCATCCGAGGGATTCGCGCGCTCCAGATCCGCCGCCGTGAAGCCTGGCGCGCCGGCGACGGTCACGGTCGATTACGGCATCGCTCTTGCCGGCATTCCCATCGGCACCGCGCAGGTCTCCGGCCAGTTCGAGAGCGCGCGCTATCGCATGGACGTCTCGGCCCGTCTCACCGGCCTCGTCGGCGCGGTGACCGGCGGCATGGGCTCGGCCCGTGCCAGCGGCCTCATCGCCGAGGGCCCGCAGCCGAGCGCCTTCGCCATCTCCACCAAGACCTCGAATTCCGGCATCGCCGTGCGAATGGCCCTGGCGCGCGGCAACGTCACGCTCTCCGAGGTGACGCCGCCCCTCATCGACATGGGCGACCGTGTCCCGGTGACCCCGGCCAACAAGCGCGGCATCGTCGATCCGGCGAGCGCCCTGATGATGCCGGCGGTCAGTCGGGGCGATCTCACCGATCAGGCCAATTGCAACCGCACCATCCCGGTCTTCGATGGCGCGACGCGCTTCAACGTGGTGCTCAGCTACGGCGAGACGCGCAGCATCGAGAAGCCGGGCTATGCCGGCCCCGTCCTCGTCTGCAACGCCCGCTATCAGGCCATCGCGGGGCACCGTCCTGACCGGCCGGGCGTGAAGTTCATGGAGGACAACCGCGACATGTCGGTGTGGCTGGCGCCGGTGGAGGGCACACGCGTGCTGCTGCCGGTGCGGATCGCCGTGCGCACGACGATGGGCACCAACATCATCGAGGCGACCCGGTGGAACCGCGGCGGAGGCCAGACCGGCACCGCGCGGGCACCAGAAGGCCCGGGATCGGTTCCAGTGGTTCAGGCGACCCTGGTCGATCAGTGACGAAAGATCGGGCGGGGATCGTCCGAACCATGGACGTGCAGATCGACATTCCCGTCTCGCGTCCCGGCTCGGCAAGGCCGTTCCTCATCGTCCTCGCGGCTACCAGCGTCCGCGCACGGATACCCTCGTCCCGCGGCGAGCGAGCGGCGCGATCGTTCCGGCCTCGGGAGCCTCTGATGCACCGCTGCCTCGTCATGCTCGGCAGATTGCTCACCTGCGGCAGCCTGCTGGTCGTCGGACCCGGCCAGGCCGGCGAACTGAGCACCGACACCTCGCCCTGCGGCGGCGACGCCTATTCCTCCGCACAGGTTGTCGAGGGCCGTCCACCGCAGCGTGGCCCCCTCATCGCCATGCCCGACACGCTCTGCGCCGATCTCGCGCCGCAGCAGCCGTCGGTTCCGGTGGACATCTACGTCGACCCTTATGGCCACCGGGGCGGTGGCTATCGGAGCGGGGGCGCCCCATATGGCGGGGAGACGCAGCGTGGGACCCGGCCGCCCGGACGGCCCCTGCGCGGCGGCGACTGACCCGAGGCGGCCTTCTCAACGGGCCGTCCCAAGAACCTGTCGCCGGCCTCTTTCGCCGAAGGGACCCGCTCCTCACACATGACGCGCCGTTCCCTCCCCCCGCAGGCCCGCTCGCGCGGCGTCACGGCGGTGCTCGGGCCGACCAATACCGGCAAGACCCATCTCGCCATCGAACGAATGCTCGCGCATCCGACGGGGATGATCGGGCTGCCCCTGCGCCTGCTGGCGCGGGAGGTCTACCTGCGCGTGGTCGCGCGGGTGGGGGTCGACCACGTCGCCCTCGTCACCGGCGAGGAAAAGATCAAGCCGGACCGTCCGCGCTACTGGATCTCCACCATCGAGGCGATGCCGCGCGATCTCGACGTCGCCTTCGTCGCCATCGACGAGATCCAGCTCGCCGCCGACATGGACCGCGGCTACGTCTTCACCGACCGCCTGCTGCACCAGCGCGGGCGCGAGGAGACGCTGCTGATCGGCTCCTCCACCATGCTGCCCCTGGTGCAGTCGCTGATTCCCGGCGTGCACACCACCACCCGCCCCCGGCTCTCGAAGCTCACCTATGCCGGCGAGAAGAAGCTCGGGCGCCTGCCCCGACGGACCGCCATCGTCGCCTTCTCGGCCGAGGAGGTCTACGCCATCGCGGAGCTGATCCGGCGCCAGCGCGGCGGGGCCGCCGTGGTGCTCGGCGCGCTCTCGCCGCGCACCCGGAACGCGCAGGTGGAGCTCTACCAATCGGGCGAGGTCGATTACCTCATCGCCACCGACGCGGTGGGGATGGGCCTCAACCTCGATGTCGACCACGTCGCCTTCGCCGCGAACTCGAAATACGACGGCACGCGCTTCCGCAAGCTGACGCCGCCCGAGATGGGCCAGATCGCCGGACGTGCCGGGCGCCACCTCTCGGATGGCACCTTCGGCTCGACGGGACGCTGCGCCCCGTTCGAGCCCGAGATGATCGAGGCGCTGGAGAATCACGATTTCGATCCGGTGCGGGTGCTGCAATGGCGCAATCCCGACCTCGATTTTTCCTCGCTGAAGGCCCTGCAGGAGAGTCTCGACGAGCATCCGAGCGAGAAGGGCCTCACCCGTGCGCCCATGGGCGAGGACCAGTCGGCCCTCGAGATCCTGATGCGCGAGGACGACATCCGCGACATGGCGTCCACTCCGACCACGGTGAAGCGGCTGTGGGAGACCTGCGGCGTGCCCGATTATCGCAAGGTCCATCCCCAGACCCATGCGGATCTGGTGGCACAATTGTTCCGTTTCCTCATGCGGGGGATGGCCGGACGCATCCCGAACGACTGGTTCGCCAAGCACGTGGCCATGATCGACCGCACCGACGGCGACATCGATGCCCTGTCCCAGCGCATCGCGCAGGGGCGAACCTGGACCTTCGTTGCGAACCGTCCCGACTGGCTCATTGATCCCGTGCATTGGCAGGGCGAGACGCGTCGGGTAGAGGACAGGCTGTCTGACGCCCTGCACGAGCGCCTTGCGAGCCGTTTCGTCGATCGGCGTACCAGCGTCCTGATGCGGCGCCTGAGAGAGAATACGATGTTGGAAGCTGAGATCACCGCCGGCGGGGACGTCACCGTCGAGGGCCAGCATGTCGGCCATCTGCACGGGTTTCAGTTCGTCGCCGACCCGGGCGCTGAAGGCCACGAGGCCAAGACCCTGCGCAGCGCCGCCGAAAAGGCGTTGGGCGGCGAGATCGAGGCGCGCGCCGAGCGCTTCTCGGCCGCGGCGGATTCGTCCCTGGTTCTGTCCCATGACGGCATCATCCGCTGGACCGGAGACCCGGTCGCCAAGCTGACGCCCGGCGACAAGCTGTTCGAGCCGCATGTGCGGCTGCTCGCCGACGAGCAGCTGACCGGACCCGCCCGCGACAAGGTCGAGACCCGGCTGGTCGCCTGGCTCAAGGCCTATGTGGTGCGGCTCCTCGGTCCGCTGATCGAGATCGAGACGGCGGCCGACCTCGTCGGCCTCTCGAAGGGCATCGGCTATCAGGTGGTTGAATCGCTGGGCGTGCTGGAGCGCGCGAAGGTGATGCACGAGATGCGCACCCTCGATCAGGAGGGCCGCGGCGCCCTGCGCCGTCACGGCGTTCGCTTCGGCGCCTATCACATCTTCCTGCCGGCCCTGCTGAAGCCGGCGCCGCGCACGCTGGCGGCTCAGCTTTGGGCCCTCAAGAACGGCGGCCTCGACCAGCGCGGCCTCGACGAGATCGCGCATCTGGCCGGCTCGGGCCGGACCTCGATCAAGGTCGATCCCGAGATCGCCAAGGGCCTCTATCGCGCGGCGGGCTTCCGCGTCTGCGGCGAACGCGCCGTGCGCGTCGACATCCTGGAGCGCCTCGCCGACCTGATCCGTCCCGCCGTCACCTATCGCCCCGGGACCACGCCGGGCGAGGCGCCCGCCGGCACCGCCGACGGCGATGCCTTCGTCGCTACCGTCGGGATGACCTCGCTCGTGGGCTGCTCGGGCGAGGATTTCGGCTCGATCCTGAAATCCCTTGGTTACGCTCCCGAGACCCGTCCGGGTCCGGCGATCACCGTGCCGCTGCTCCCCGCCGCGTCGACCCAGCCCATCGCACCGGTCGCCGCGTCGTCGGGTGAGACCGCGACGAAAGCCGAGGACGACGCGCCCTTCGAGGACGCGCCGGAGGAGACTTCGCCCAGCGAGGTCGATGCGGCCCCGGATGCCACCGAAGATTCGCAGATCCCAGCCGAGGCCGCACCCGCCGAGGCCGAGGTGACCGAGAGTCATGCGGAGCCGGCCGAGGCGCCCCCCTCCGAACAGGTCGAGCCGGAGCCGGAGCACGCGACAGGCGCCGATTCGACCGAGCAGCCGACCGAGATTTCGGCGCAGGAGACCGCTCCGGAAGAGACAGCGACCGACGAGACGGCAGCGGAAGCGCCTGCACCGGACGAAGCAACGTCGACCGAAACCGCCGAGGCGGTGGGCGAAGCGGCTGCTGCGGAACCGGTGGTGGTCGAGGTGTGGCGCCTGCAGCGGCATCAGCGCAGCTCCGCCCCGCGCCAGAACCGCCCGCGCGGTGGTCGCGACGGTGCGCCGGCGGGGAACCGCGCTCCCGGCGAAGGCCGCCAGGACCGTCGCCCCGCCCATGCCGGTAGTCCGGACGGCGCTCAGCGCAATACCCGCAGCGGCCAGGGTGAGCGCAGCGGACAGGGCGACAGGCCGGACGGTGGACGCCGCGAAGGCGGACGTGGTGACGGTGGCCGGCCGGAAGGCGGGCGTCCGCCCCGCCGGGATCGGTTCGAGCCCGGCCGGGTTCGTCCCGAGCGCCGCGACGAGGGGCGTTCGGCGGCACCGCAGGAACAGCGTCCGCCGCGCCGCGAGCGGGCTCCGGACCCGGATTCGCCCTTCGCCAAACTCGCGGCTCTCAAGGCGCAGCTCGAAGCCGGCGATGGCGGCAAACGCTGATTTGGGAAAAGCCGAGGCCGAATGAAGCCGGGACGTCAGCGTCTCGATAAATGGCTCTGGTTCACCCGTTTCGCGCGGAGCCGCTCCCTTGCCGCCGCACTGGTGGAGGACGGCTTCGTACGGGTGAACGGAACACGCACCGACAATCCCGCCAAAGGGATCGGCGTCGGGGACGTGATCACCGTGGCCGCCGCACATGTGACGGCGGCGGTGCGGGTGGTCGATCTCGGCGATCGGCGCGGCCCCGCACCGGAGGCCCGGCGCCTCTATCTCGACCTCTCGGCGGGCGGGAACGAAGAGCCGGGCGACGCGGGCTGACCAACGGCTCGGGTCGCGGGGTGTGTCCCCGCTGCACCGCCTTCGTTGTCGTGATGCCTCCGCTGCTTGTCAGTCCCCGTGGCAGGGTCTAGAGCCGTGCGGAAATAATCAGGCGGCACGTCACCCACGGGCGCGTTAACGGAGCCGTGCAGGGGCCGGGTCCAGAATCCCGGTCGGAACGGGCTCGGGTCGCGAACCCGTCCGGACACGGATAAGGCTGAAGGGCAAATGACCTACGTCGTCACCGACAATTGCATCAAGTGCAAATACATGGACTGCGTGGAAGTCTGCCCCGTGGATTGTTTCTACGAGGGCGAGAACATGCTCGTCATCCACCCCGACGAATGCATCGATTGCGGCGTCTGCGAGCCGGAATGCCCCGCCGAGGCGATCAAGCCCGATACCGAGCCGAGCCTCGAAAGCTGGCTGAAGCTGAATGCCGACTACGCCAGAAGCTGGCCCAACATCACGCAGAAGAAGGACGCACCGGGCGACGCCAAGGAATGGGACGGCGTCAGCGGCAAGTTCGAAGCGCATTTCTCGACCGCCCCCGGCACGGGCGACTGAGCCACACGCCGGCCCCGGTCGCATCGGGGCCGCGTCTTGCAGTCTCCGCTTTGCGGTGATCGTTCGCGATAAAACCTCGCGCTCGCCTGTGCTGCATGAAGCCGCAGGCGGGCTGCTTCCCGAAGGCATGGCCCTCCGGACAAGCCCCCGGAGCCCTTCGTCCCGGGTAGGACGGTAATCGTGCAAAACATCGGCTCCGCCGATCGCACGCCCTTGCCTTACGTCGGCAATCCTTTGATTCGAGGCCCGGTTTGTGGTATGCAGACCGCCTGCCGTCGTTTGTGCCTGACGTGCTGCCTTTGGCTACCCCAGCGGTGGTTTCCAAACTTTTCGACAGGATCTGTCTCCCATCTCCGGGAGGCTTCCTCGCCGAGACGAGGCGGCATGCGATCGTTCGCTGGAGGCCCGTGCGGCTTCCGCGGCCCTGATCGCATGGTGTGAATGATCGGCTAGCCTGGGACCTGCTTGGCCGTTGCGAGATGCATCGATGGCCGGCGGACAAGAGGCTTGAGCCGGGTCACCCACCCCGGAATTGTAGGTTCGGCGCGGTTCGATACGCGCGCGATGTTCTGGAGGCGCTTCTCGCATGACCACAGCTAAGAAGACGACGGTTGGCCGCCAAGGCTTCAAGACCGGCGAAGCGGTCGTGTACCCAGCCCATGGCGTCGGACGCATCACCGCGATCGAGGAGCAGGAGATCGCCGGCTATAAGCTCGAACTGTTCGTCGTCTCGTTCGAGAAGGACAAGATGGTCCTGCGCGTTCCCACCGCCAAGGCCAACAGCGTCGGCATGCGTAAACTCGCCGAGCCGGAACTCGTCAAGAAGGCCCTCGAAGTCCTGACCGGCCGCGCCCGGATCAAGCGCACCATGTGGTCGCGCCGCGCCCAGGAATACGAGGCCAAGATCAATTCCGGCGACCTGCTCTCGGTGACGGAAGTGGTGCGCGACCTGTATCGTTCGGAGGCCCAGCCCGAGCAATCCTACAGCGAGCGTCAGCTCTACGAGGCCGCCCTCGACCGCGTCCTGCGCGAGATCTCTTCGGTGAACCGCATCACCGAGACGGAAGCGCTGAAGCTGATCGAGCAGAGCCTCGCCAAGTCGCCGCGCCGCGCCAAGGGTGAGGCCGAAGGCGAGGCGGATGCAGAGAGCGACGACATTCAGGAAGAAGCGGCCTGATCGATCCCTCGTCCAAGGACGACGTTCGGCGACACAGCAGAAGGCCCGGTGCACCAGCGCCGGGCCTTCTGCTTTTCCGGCTCATCCGGCGCGCAGTCTCCGAATGGTCCGGAAGTGGCGCAACGTCACATCCCCTGTCGCGTCCCGCTCGCGGAACTATCGGTGCAACGGCTCCGTTGTCCGATGCCTGGGCCATGCCCCTGGGCCTATGCCCTCGCTTTCTGGACCAATCGGGTCATCTAGACCCGACGGCTTCCTTGCGGCGCGCGCATGCAACGGAAGAAGGCGGAGGCGGGAATGGCGGACATCGCGGGGATACGGCGACAGTTCATTCGTACGGCCATGGAGGCGCCTTTCCTGGCGCGAGACGAGGAACGTGGTCTTGCGGTCCGCTGGAAGGATGAGCGCGACGAGCGTGCCCTTCACCGCCTCATCTCCGCGCATATGCGTCTCGTCATCGCCATCGGTGGACGCTTCCGCCATTACGGCCTGCCCATGGCCGATCTCGTTCAGGAAGGCCATGTCGGCCTGATGGAAGCGGCGGCCCGGTTCGAGCCCGAGCGGGAGGTTCGGTTTTCCACTTATGCCACGTGGTGGATCAGGGCTTCGATCCAGGATTACATCCTGCGCAACTGGTCGATCGTCCGCGGCGGTACGAGTTCCGCCCAGAAGGCGCTGTTCTTTAACCTGCGCCGCCTGCGCGCCCGGCTCATGCAATCGACGGAAGAACATGTCGGCGACGAAATCCATCGCCGCATCGCCACCGCCATCGGTGTCTCTCGCGAAGACGTGGCCCTGATGGATGCGAGGCTGTCTGGCCCCGACATGTCCCTCAACGCCCCCGTGGGCGAGGAAAGCGAGGCGTCGTCCGAACGGATGGATTTCCTCGTCGACGGGTCTGAGCTTCCCGACGAGACGGTCTCCGCATCGGTGGATGGCGAGCGCAGGCTCACCTGGCTCAATGAGGCGTTGACGGTGCTTTCCGAGCGCGAACTGCGCATCCTGCGTGAGCGCCGGCTGACGGAAGATCAAGCTACCCTCGAGGCCCTTGGTCGACGGCTCGGCATCTCGAAGGAACGGGTCCGCCAGATCGAGAACCGTGCGCTGGAGAAGCTACGGCGTGCGTTGGCGGAGCGTTTTCCACAGAGTGCGGGCAACGTTTACGTCTGATGCGGGTCGGCAGCACGTCGGACGCGGCCGCAAGTTGTAGGATTTCTCTATTCCGGCAACGGAATGGAGGGGTAGTATTGTTCCGGTAATGTCATGTGTGGCAGGCTCAGCGGATGAGGCTTGCCACGCAAAGACCCTTGATGTCGCTCGCTA belongs to Methylobacterium sp. 77 and includes:
- a CDS encoding AEC family transporter, with amino-acid sequence MTVLSLIAPIFGLILIGWIAALAGFLSDKVSDGLSEYVFSIAVPALIIATLTRPGLSGEITWSYWFSYFGGAGLSWLVGSLIGLRREGVGRTGAILHGFAASQSNTIFIGVPMILQAYGDAGAFPLFMLLAVHLPLMMGCATFLIESDGQQSILQRVKGLGLVLFRNPIFLSLMIGLCLKGFGLAPVGMVKSLVDALAGTASTCALIALGAGLVRYRVLHDLPGAMVVTTLKLVLHPLAVWVLAFHVFTMPPAYAGVATLFAAMPVGINSYLLAARYKTETGLIAAAVMLSTLLAAATTIAWLAILGHA
- the rpmB gene encoding 50S ribosomal protein L28; this translates as MSRRCELTGKAVQTGHLVSHSNRKTKCRFLPNLCQVTLQSDALKRRVRLRVTAHALRSVEHRGGLDAFLIKAREIELSQTARLIKRELHKKLAEVETPAAAA
- a CDS encoding DUF3108 domain-containing protein — encoded protein: MRHFRASLLRASLLASLSVIPASEGFARSRSAAVKPGAPATVTVDYGIALAGIPIGTAQVSGQFESARYRMDVSARLTGLVGAVTGGMGSARASGLIAEGPQPSAFAISTKTSNSGIAVRMALARGNVTLSEVTPPLIDMGDRVPVTPANKRGIVDPASALMMPAVSRGDLTDQANCNRTIPVFDGATRFNVVLSYGETRSIEKPGYAGPVLVCNARYQAIAGHRPDRPGVKFMEDNRDMSVWLAPVEGTRVLLPVRIAVRTTMGTNIIEATRWNRGGGQTGTARAPEGPGSVPVVQATLVDQ
- a CDS encoding helicase-related protein, with protein sequence MTRRSLPPQARSRGVTAVLGPTNTGKTHLAIERMLAHPTGMIGLPLRLLAREVYLRVVARVGVDHVALVTGEEKIKPDRPRYWISTIEAMPRDLDVAFVAIDEIQLAADMDRGYVFTDRLLHQRGREETLLIGSSTMLPLVQSLIPGVHTTTRPRLSKLTYAGEKKLGRLPRRTAIVAFSAEEVYAIAELIRRQRGGAAVVLGALSPRTRNAQVELYQSGEVDYLIATDAVGMGLNLDVDHVAFAANSKYDGTRFRKLTPPEMGQIAGRAGRHLSDGTFGSTGRCAPFEPEMIEALENHDFDPVRVLQWRNPDLDFSSLKALQESLDEHPSEKGLTRAPMGEDQSALEILMREDDIRDMASTPTTVKRLWETCGVPDYRKVHPQTHADLVAQLFRFLMRGMAGRIPNDWFAKHVAMIDRTDGDIDALSQRIAQGRTWTFVANRPDWLIDPVHWQGETRRVEDRLSDALHERLASRFVDRRTSVLMRRLRENTMLEAEITAGGDVTVEGQHVGHLHGFQFVADPGAEGHEAKTLRSAAEKALGGEIEARAERFSAAADSSLVLSHDGIIRWTGDPVAKLTPGDKLFEPHVRLLADEQLTGPARDKVETRLVAWLKAYVVRLLGPLIEIETAADLVGLSKGIGYQVVESLGVLERAKVMHEMRTLDQEGRGALRRHGVRFGAYHIFLPALLKPAPRTLAAQLWALKNGGLDQRGLDEIAHLAGSGRTSIKVDPEIAKGLYRAAGFRVCGERAVRVDILERLADLIRPAVTYRPGTTPGEAPAGTADGDAFVATVGMTSLVGCSGEDFGSILKSLGYAPETRPGPAITVPLLPAASTQPIAPVAASSGETATKAEDDAPFEDAPEETSPSEVDAAPDATEDSQIPAEAAPAEAEVTESHAEPAEAPPSEQVEPEPEHATGADSTEQPTEISAQETAPEETATDETAAEAPAPDEATSTETAEAVGEAAAAEPVVVEVWRLQRHQRSSAPRQNRPRGGRDGAPAGNRAPGEGRQDRRPAHAGSPDGAQRNTRSGQGERSGQGDRPDGGRREGGRGDGGRPEGGRPPRRDRFEPGRVRPERRDEGRSAAPQEQRPPRRERAPDPDSPFAKLAALKAQLEAGDGGKR
- a CDS encoding S4 domain-containing protein → MKPGRQRLDKWLWFTRFARSRSLAAALVEDGFVRVNGTRTDNPAKGIGVGDVITVAAAHVTAAVRVVDLGDRRGPAPEARRLYLDLSAGGNEEPGDAG
- the fdxA gene encoding ferredoxin FdxA gives rise to the protein MTYVVTDNCIKCKYMDCVEVCPVDCFYEGENMLVIHPDECIDCGVCEPECPAEAIKPDTEPSLESWLKLNADYARSWPNITQKKDAPGDAKEWDGVSGKFEAHFSTAPGTGD
- a CDS encoding CarD family transcriptional regulator is translated as MTTAKKTTVGRQGFKTGEAVVYPAHGVGRITAIEEQEIAGYKLELFVVSFEKDKMVLRVPTAKANSVGMRKLAEPELVKKALEVLTGRARIKRTMWSRRAQEYEAKINSGDLLSVTEVVRDLYRSEAQPEQSYSERQLYEAALDRVLREISSVNRITETEALKLIEQSLAKSPRRAKGEAEGEADAESDDIQEEAA
- a CDS encoding RNA polymerase factor sigma-32 is translated as MADIAGIRRQFIRTAMEAPFLARDEERGLAVRWKDERDERALHRLISAHMRLVIAIGGRFRHYGLPMADLVQEGHVGLMEAAARFEPEREVRFSTYATWWIRASIQDYILRNWSIVRGGTSSAQKALFFNLRRLRARLMQSTEEHVGDEIHRRIATAIGVSREDVALMDARLSGPDMSLNAPVGEESEASSERMDFLVDGSELPDETVSASVDGERRLTWLNEALTVLSERELRILRERRLTEDQATLEALGRRLGISKERVRQIENRALEKLRRALAERFPQSAGNVYV